The sequence aaagaaaggcCCACAGAAAATTTCCTGTAAAAAATTAGTTTGTTCAAACAAGCCTCTAGTTTGTCATACCTGCCTTAGCCCTACAGAGCAGCAAGTTTTTATCTAGGTCTGTTGTCGTCCGCTCCTTCAATAGAAAATTTCCTTCACAAACCTTCAATGTTCTTGTCGGACACTGTGACCACCATGAATGCCTCAGCAGCAGTGAACTGGAGCTCCGCTAACGGAATGGACGGCTTCCTGACGCCACAGCCGGCCTCGGACGTCATCACGGCAATAGTGGCCCCAACCGTGTACGGCCTCGTGACGGCGGTTGGTCTGGTGGGGAACCTGTTGGTGATCTACACGCTGCTGAGGCACACGAAGATAAAGGACGCTACGAGTTACTACATTCTGAACCTGGCCCTGGCTGATGCGTTCTTCATGCTCGGGGTGCCTTTCATCTCCGCCTCCTCCGCCATGGGACGTTGGGTGTTCGGCAGAGCCATGTGCAAGATCGTCCTGTCGATGGACGCCATGAACATGTTCAACAGCGTCTTCAACGTGGCCGTGTTGAGCGTGGACCGCTACTTGGCCATCGTCTGCGCCACCAGCCGCCCCGATCTCCGCCGACCGAAAGTGGCGGCCGCCGTCAGCCTGTCGGTGTGGGCGGCAGCCTTCCTGCTGTCCATCCCCGTCATGACGGTTAGTACCACCGTGGTGATGTGGGACGGGAACTATATGTGCAGGCTGGACTGGCCCGCTGAGAACGCTCTGATCTGGTACAAAGTCTTCACATCTTACATGTTTGTAATAGGCTTTGTCGTTCCGCTGGCGGTGATCAGCGTGTCCTACATCCTAGTCGTGCGCCATCTCAAACAAAACGAGTCCACGCACACCCAAGTGGCCAGGGTCGCCTCCAGGACGCGGACAAAAGTGACGCACACAGTCCTCGCCATGATCGTGACCTTCGTGATCTGCTGGCTGCCATTCCACCTGTGCCAGCTCGTCAACTTGATCGCAGACCTGCAGCCGACGTCGGCCGTCGCGGTCGTTCTTCACGTCACCATGGTCATGTCGTACGCCAACAGTTGCGCCAACCCCATCCTCTACGTCTTCACGAGTCAGAAGTTTCGGCAGAGCCTGCGGTCCGCGCTGAGGCTGAGGCAGACCGAGCCCCGGGCCGCCGATCCGCCCAGTTATTACCTCCGCACGAGAGAAACGAGCGTCGCTCGAAGGCGACGGGAAGAGAACGTCTTCTTCGAAGAAGAAAGATGTCAGGTAAACATTAGTACGGCTCCTCAAGACGTTGTCATGTATGAAACATCAGTTTAGAGCACACAAAAATTCAGATAAGACTTTATGAACCAAGACACAGTGTTAAGCTGGTAATCGATTCATTATGTATTGTGTTGTCGTTTTGAACGATTGAGTCATTAAGTTCCTTGATTAGATTCCAGATTTTCacggtatctgtatctgtttcgTAAAGCCGGTATAACTGTCCTTTGGCGTAACGCATGAGGTTTTGTATTTGTACCTGTATAACCGATGTTATtaccctttggcgtaacacaccagttttgtatcTTCATAGCCGGTATCACTGTCGTTTGGCGTAAGGAattagcttctgtatctgtattcgTAGAGCCGATATAACTGTTCCTTGGCTTCGTAGGCGCTAGGCACTTGGTGCGGTTGCAGCTGGTTCTACAACACTAACAGCTATTGTACATCTAGCCGCAAgcgttgtttaaagctatctagaGCATGTGTCTGGTAAACAGACAAATATTGAACGTAATGTGTTATTGAGTGGTAATTTGTGTCGACGTGCACATTGGTACCTAtgtttgttggtgtgtcatttgatgaaataaatatcTATGTTATTTGAAGATATGAGATTTTGCTTCTGTAATTTGTCTTTCATACGgtagaaatctttttttatGTTGTCATCGATGTAGTTTTGATAAAAGGCATacataagtgtggtgggttcttcaacttgctgaaggtGTGGCTGTCCCAAACATGGGCCTCCGATTTCATGTACTATCCGAGAGGACGGCCCAAACCGAAGCCTAGGTATCCATTTTCAAATACGTCTAGTCAGGACATAAAGTTGTCAAATTGTCATACATTGCCCTGTGGTACCACATTGTTAATTGCTggagattcgaacccagaacctttagatttgAACCCGGAACCCATTCCTAAAGACTACAACCCTACGTTGATGCGCATGTCGGGtaagcgacacagccggaatcgaactatacttcttggtccagaggcagggccgccgACCAATAAGCGTAAATCAGACTTGAAGTATGGCTGAACATGTTCCCTTACCATCAGCGTTACCGGACGTGGCTAATATTTTTCTACTTAGTGATTGCAAGAGACAGGTAATTGGCGCAACAGATAATAATTTG comes from Branchiostoma floridae strain S238N-H82 chromosome 2, Bfl_VNyyK, whole genome shotgun sequence and encodes:
- the LOC118409868 gene encoding somatostatin receptor type 5-like, producing the protein MFLSDTVTTMNASAAVNWSSANGMDGFLTPQPASDVITAIVAPTVYGLVTAVGLVGNLLVIYTLLRHTKIKDATSYYILNLALADAFFMLGVPFISASSAMGRWVFGRAMCKIVLSMDAMNMFNSVFNVAVLSVDRYLAIVCATSRPDLRRPKVAAAVSLSVWAAAFLLSIPVMTVSTTVVMWDGNYMCRLDWPAENALIWYKVFTSYMFVIGFVVPLAVISVSYILVVRHLKQNESTHTQVARVASRTRTKVTHTVLAMIVTFVICWLPFHLCQLVNLIADLQPTSAVAVVLHVTMVMSYANSCANPILYVFTSQKFRQSLRSALRLRQTEPRAADPPSYYLRTRETSVARRRREENVFFEEERCQVNISTAPQDVVMYETSV